Proteins encoded within one genomic window of Humulus lupulus chromosome 1, drHumLupu1.1, whole genome shotgun sequence:
- the LOC133799942 gene encoding uncharacterized protein LOC133799942, with protein MQLSDREKVSCAAHTLKKDAKIWWEVVKQTREVNQMTWAEFELVFDEKFYNEAVLTAKVSEFTKLQQGNLLVAEYVRTFDQLAKFAPDLVNTEISRVNRFLEVLQPELARDVDMGRTGPLSYAQAVEKALRAEHREEKITKAKAASSMPRRDTPFNKEQSRFHNDNKRGSQNFQFRQGQNKKFKGELHDYEVILGMDWLSKYNATIDCRKKTMIFKPSKEDEFMFIGRTSKSCIPLISVMKARQLLESGCMGYLANVVDTYKEQKLKPEDVPVVRDFLEVFPEDLPGFPPNREIEFVIELLPANVVADALSRKSHGNVSFLRKLTRPLQEDMCRAEIEVIIGRLSVMTIQSTLLESIKQGQCEDPYLEEQKGELESGKVNEFSVSCNGMLKFKERVCVPNDEGLKREILTEAHNTLYSIPKWKWEEIAMDFVVGFPKTSKQHDAIWVIVYRYTKSTHFLLVRMTYTMDQWAELYVQKIVRLHGVPVSIISDRDARFTSLFWESLQRALGTKLKFTTAYHPQSDGQSERTIQTLEDMSRQKSYVDRKRRDVEFNIGDKVAYRLALPPSLSNFHDVFHVSLLRKYVPDPSHVLNYEPIEVEQDLTYEEKPVKILDRKEKELRNKNISLVKVLWRSSNIEEMTWEREDEMRSKYPELFG; from the exons ATGCAACTAAGTGACAGGGAAAAGGTTTCTTGTGCTGCACATACACTGAAGAAGGATGCtaagatttggtgggaagttgttAAGCAGACTAGAGAAGTGAATCAGATGACTTGGGCAGAATTTGAACTGGTCTTTGATGAAAAGTTTTATAATGAAGCTGTGTTGACTGCTAAAGTAAGTGAGTTCACTAAATTACAACAAGGGAATCTTTTAGTGGCTGAGTACGTCAGGACATTTGACcagttagccaagtttgcaccagacttgGTTAACACTGAAATTAGTAGAGTGAATCGCTTCCTGGAGGTTCTGCAACCAGAATTGGCTAGAGATGTGGATATGGGACGTACAGGGCCTCTTTCTTATGCTCAGGCTgtggagaaagctttgagagctgaACACAGGGAAGAAAAGATAACAAAAGCTAAAGCTGCTAGTAGTATGCCTCGTAGAGACACTCCATTCAACAAAGAACAAAGTCGCTTTCACAATGACAACAAAAGAGGGTCCCAGAATTTCCAATTTAGACAAGGACAGAATAAGAAATTTAAAGGAG AGTTGCACGATTATGaggtgattttgggtatggattggctttcAAAGTATAATGCCACTATTGATTGTAGAAAGAAAACAATGATATTTAAGCCTTCGAAGGAAGAtgagtttatgtttattggaagGACATCAAAAAGTTGCATTCCTTTAATTTCTGTTATGAAGGCCAGGCAACTGTTGGAAAGTGGATGTATGGGTTATCTCGCCAATGTGGTTGACACTTATAAGGAGCAAAAGTTAAAGCCAGAAGATGTACCAGTAGTTAGAGATTTcttagaagtgtttccagaagatttaccgggATTTCCTCCAAacagagaaattgaatttgtgatcgAGTTACTTCCTG caaatgtagttgcagaCGCACTGAGTAGAAAATCTCATGGTAATGTGTCATTTTTGAGGAAATTGACAAGACCACTTCAGGAGGACATGTGCAGAGCGGAGATTGAGGTAATCATAGGAAGATTATCAGTAATGACTATTCAGTCTACCTTGTTAGAAAGTATCAAACAAGGTCAATGTGAGGATCCTTACTTGGAGGAACAAAAAGGTGAATTGGAAAGTGGGAAGGTCAATGAGTTTAGTGTGTCATGTAATGGGATGCTAAAGTTCAAGGAAAGAGTTTGTGTCCCTAATGATGAGGGGTTGAAAAGAGAAATCCTTACCGAAGCTCACAATACTTTGTATTCA ATaccaaagtggaaatgggaagagattgctatggattttgtagttggATTTCCAAAGACTTCTAAACAACATGATGCTATTTGGGTTATAGTATACCGATATACCAAATCAACACACTTTCTTCTGGTACgcatgacttatactatggatcagtgggctgaattatatgttcaaaagattGTTAGACTACATGGAGTGCCAGTATCTATAATTTCAGACCGGGATGCTCGATTTACTTCattgttttgggaaagtttgcaaAGAGCATTAGGCACAAAATTGAAGTTTACTACAGCATATCACCCCCAAtctgatggacaatctgaaagGACCATTCAAACTCTTGAAGATATG agtagacaaaagagttatgttGATCGAAAGCGAAGAGATGTGGAGTTCAACATTGGGGACAAG GTAGCCTATAGACTGGCATTACCACCATCATTGTCAAATTTCCACGATGTTTTTCATGTATCATTATTGAGAAAATACGTTCCAGATCCTTCACATGTGCTAAACTACGAGCCAATAGAAGTTGAACAAGACCTAACATATGAAGAAAAACCAGTGAAAATTCTTGACAGAAAAGAGAAAGAGTTGAGAAATAAGAACATTTCACTAGTGAAGGTATTATGGAGAAGTTCAAATATTGAGGAAATGACATGGGAACGGGAAGATGAAATGAGATCCAAATACCCAGAGTTATTTGGGTAA